TCTCCATTCCACCTAACAGTTTATTCAACCCATAACATCAAAGACTCGCTAGCTCACTGCAATATACTAAGTCTCATCCCTGCCCCACGGCTCCTCCAACTGTACGCTTTATTCATAGAAACCCCCAAATCATCGTGCTAACCAGCTCCCATCTAAATCCGGCCACGCTCTTACCTGAAGCAACTACCTTCCAAGACCCTGCACATTTCTGTGTGGACActgttcaaacctttcttataccTTTTCCAATCCTAACAGACCAGCCCTTTCCAGATGCCTCCTGTACTTGGTTTGTAGTTGGCAGCTCCTTCTTACATCAAGGACGCTGACATGCTGGCTATGCTATAGTGTCACCTGCCCACACTGTTGAAGTCAATCCGCTCCCCTAGGCACCACCTCCCAAAAGGCTGAACTCATCGTCCTCACTCGAACTCTCACTTGAGCAGCCGGACAACAGATCAATATATATTCAGATTCTCATTATGCGTTCCCCGTAGCGCACTCACACTGGTCCATCTGGAAAGAACGGGGTTTCCTAACTGCAAACAACACCCCTGTCATACATGGCTCTGTCATCAGCAAGCTCCTTCAGGCTGCCAGGCTCCCGCAGAAACACGCCATCATTCACTGCAGGGGCCACCAAACCCCAGACAATCCTATACTGGCTGGAAATGCTTTAGCAGATAGAGTAGCCAAACAAATAGCCCTACAACCCGTGCAAAGCCAGTTTCTGTCTCtgtcctccttctctcctctttaCTCTGCAGAAGAAAAGGAGGACTACCAAGCCCAAAACCTTCCAAAACAAGGACCACGGTGTGTCAAGGAAGGGCACTTCGCTCTTCCTCACTCTCAAACAATCCCTGTCCTCCAAAGCCTCCACAACTCTTTCCATGTTGGGTACACGCCTCTCCTGCAACTTCTCCGCCCTATCCTCATTTGTCCTCATCTTTCCAGCTGTGTTCAAGAGATTACCCAGTCCTGCTCTATCTGCCGCTCAGTGTCACCCCAGGGTTCCCTCTGGCAGCTGCCTTTTCCTACCCACCAAGCCCAGGGCCAGGTACCTGGGCAAGATTGGCAGGTAGACTTCGCTCATATGCCGCCTGATAAATGGCTCCGCTACCTTCTAGTCTTTGTACTTTCTCCGGGTGTGTAGAAGCGTTCCCAACAACTTCAGAAGGTGCAAATGTCGTCACACAAACTCTCATCATGCATATAATTCCCCGTTTCGGACTCCCAATATCCATCTAGTCCGCTAACAGGCCTGCCTTTATCAGCCAAATTACCCAAGGTGTCTCTACATCCTTGGGAATAAAATGGGTTCTCCACACACCCTACAGGCCTCAATCTTCAGGCAAAGTTGAAAAGGTCAACTCTGTCCTTAAAGCCCAACTCACCAAGCTCACTAGAAATCTGCCAGTCGTGGCTGAGAAGTCTCCCTTTCGCCCTCATGAGACTCTGGCAACACCAAAGGCAGCCTCTTTTTAGAGTCCCTTTGAGAGCATGTATGGCCGAACTTTTGTCTCAGGGCCTCCACCCTTACCAGACTCTGAGCCACTTGGGAATTACCTCCCCTCCTTAATCCAGACACGGTCTTTCATTTGTGAAGCAGTGAATGAGGCCATGCCTCTCCCTGCCGACACCTTGTTCTCTCAACGTAACTGTCTTGCAGGCACAGACGTGTTTATCGGCCAACCCGACCCTCACAAAAGCTACAATCGAAGTGGACAGGCCCCTACACTGTGGTACTCGGCACGCCAACTGCAGTGAGAGTCTGAGGACTCCCCCACTGGATCCATCATACCAGGGTCAAGCTCACCCGCAAGGCTGCTTCTTCCTCCAAAACATTAACAGCTAAGTGTTGCCTAGGTCAATTTCTCCTATCAAGCTCAAATTAAccaacatttttttcctaaaaatcaaaacacaaggAAGACTAACCACTTCCAGGAATGCCCTGTACCTACCCAACCGCTTGCTATACCTCTCTTCCACCCAAAAGTCTTCATACAGGAATATCCCTCACCAGGATCCTAATACTGTCAGTAGCTGTCCTGCTGTCcgcagcagcccctcccagctGCCGTGAGTGTTATCAGTCTTTCCGCTACAGAGGAAAGATTCAACAATCCTTTACTTACCATACtcacatagcaagatcctgttaTGGAACCTTAATCGAAGGATGTGTTGAATCAGGAAAGAGTTATTATAAAGTAAAGAATCTAGGAGCATCTGGCAGTCGTAATGGGGCTGTATGCCCCCAAGGGAAGCAGTGGCTTTGCTTCACCAAAATTGGACAATGGGGAGTAAACACTCAAGTACTCAAGGACATAAAGAGAGAACAGATTATAGCCAAAGCCAAAGTCTCAAAACCAACAACTCCCCCTGAAATCAGTATTTCCATTCCTTATACGAAAACTACAAGCAGATGCATCCCTTCCCAAGCCAGCAAAATACCTGTTTGTAGATCTAGGAGAACCATCGCGCTTACCATGAATGTGTCCAATTGCTGGGTATGCCAGGGAGCTCGTGTGAGGGAACAGGGGCTGTGGGACAGGCTAGACATTCACCCTTACTTACTAGCATCCCAAAACCCCAGCCTCACTTTCACTCCTCAGAACGCCCGCAGTCCTGGACACTTACCAACCCAGTGAGAATATCCCGCAAGTGGACCAATAAAACCCATCGCGCCGTAGGTGAAAGCCCCTGTCACCAAACCCTAACGGTCAACACCTCCACAGCTGAGTGGTGGCCAAGCTTACCCCCCGGAGCCTGGTCTTCTTCTAACTTAAACTACCTCAATTGTGTCTTGTCCACACAGGCCTAGTACTGTACACACACCACTAACCCTTATGCCACATACCCCTGCCTAGGCGCACTATGCGACAATCCTGTGAACACCAGCCGACAATGGACTGCCCCTGGCGGATTCATTTGGATATGTGGAACCCAGGCTTACTCATGGCTACCTCATCACTAGCAAGGTACTTGCTTCCTAGGCACAATTAAACCTGGATTCTTCTTACTTCCAAAGCAGGCGGGCAACACCCTCAGAATCCCTGTGTATGATAACCAGAGGAAAACGATCCTCAGAGGTAGGAGGGAGCCAAACATGGCAAGAGGACGAGAAACAGGCCTTACAGTCCTGCTACTTGGGCGGAGGATGGTTCGTGGGGTTATCGCACTTCCATATATACGCCAAATAGAACAATTAGACTACAGGCTGTTCTAGAGATAATCACCAACCAAACCGCCTGAGCCCCAGAAATGCTTGCACAACAACAAACCCAAATGCCCGCGGCAATTTATCAAAACAGGCTGGCACTAGACTACTTATTAGCAGAAGACGGTGGGGCCTGTGGTAGGTTTCATATCTCCAATTGCTATCTTAACATAGGCGATAATGGAAAAacggttctttttttttgagacggagtcttgctctcccgcccaggctggagtgcagtggccggatctcagctcactgcaagctccgcctcccgggttcacgccattctcctgcctcagcctcccaagtagctgggactacaggcgcccgcctcgtcgcccggctagtttttttgtatgtttttagtagagacggggtttcaccgtattagccaggatggtctcgatctcctgacctcgtgatccacccgtctcggcctcccaaagtgctgggattacaggcttgagccaccgcgcccggcctggaaaagCGGTTCTAAACATGActtcaaacatcagaaaagtaGCCCATGGACCAGGCCAAACCTGGAAGGGAGGGGACCCAACAAACCTTCTAGGAGGTGGTTCTCTAATTTAGGAGGATTGAAAATGCTGGTAGAGACGGTCATCTTCATCGTTGGGTTCCTCCTGTTTCTCCCCTGTTATCCCACTGATAATGAAAGCCATTAAAACTCTTGTTGAAACTACAGttagcaggctgggcgcggtggctcaagcctgtaatcccagcactttgggaggccgagacgggtggatcacgaggtcaggagatcaagaccatcctgactaacatggtgaaaccccgtctctactaaaaaaacacaaaaaactagccgggcgaggtggcgggcgcctgtagtcccagctacttgggaggctgaggcaggagaatggcgtgaacccaggaagcggagcttgcagtgagccgagatccggccactgcactccagcctgtgcaacagagcaagactccaactcaaaaataaaaataaaaataaaaaagaaactacagtTAGCCACCAGACAGTCCAGACGATGCTCCTGCTACAACGGCATGATGGATGCCCATCCGTCTCTCAAGAATCCCCCAaaattaagtttttctttttccaaggtgCGCACGCCACCCCTATGTCACGCCTGAAGTAGTTATTGAGAAAGTCATCCCTTTTCCCTCTTCTGTAACCAAATAGACAGAAATGAAAGATTCTCCCCGGGGCGTGAAAGCTTGAGCGAATGAGTAACTCCTCCTCCTCAGGCCCAGTCCTAAGGCGCAAACGTGCGCCAGCAGCAAGAtagcagaggcaggaagagagcTGGCTGGAAGACGCATACCCTCTGAAGATCAAGAGGGAGGCCGCCCGGGTACTACATAGCAGTCACGTCAGGCTGGGATAATTCCTGTTTACAGAGGACTATAAAACCCCTGCTCCCTTCTCACTTGGGGCTGATGCCATTTTCGGCCTCAGGCTGTCTGCACCCAGGCACTCATTAAAACAGCGTGTGGCTCCACACCGCCTCGTATTTTCTGTTGGCGCGTTCTCGGGGTTCCAACCAATGCAAGAGCCTTGCATCCGGTGCTGAGACCCACCAGGGGCTTCGGTCCACGTCCGCCGTGGACCTACCACCCCTCCATCCCGGAGAGCAGGCCACAGCAGCCGGACACAGGAAGCTTCTCAGCCTCTAGTCGTCTCTCTGCGCTCGCACATCGGTCACTGATCTCACCTACTGGTAAGTTTCCTGGGAGCCCAGTTAACAGGGAAAAATCCGCACGACCTCTCTTGGTTTCTCCGGCCCCAAAATCCAACATTGGTCCAAGAAGGCTATggcatggctgggtgtggtggttcacgtctgtaatcccagtactttgggcgCCTGAGGCTgttagatcacgaggtcaggaattcgagacccgcctggctgGCGCACTCTCGGGGTTCCAACCAATGCAAGAGCCTTGCACTGATGACATGTCCCCAGGGTGGTTGgggcacagtttggttttatacattttagggagacatgagacaccaATCAATATATATAAGAAGTACCCTGGTTcttctggaaaggtgggacaacttgaagcaaaggcaggaacaCTCCAAGCAGGGAGGGAGCTTGCTGGGCACAGATAGCTGAGACGCTGGAGGCTGCATTCTTTTgggtttctgattagcctttccaaaggaggcaatgagatatgcatctatctcagtgagcagaggggtgactttgaatagaatgggaggcaagtTTCCCTtcagcagtttccagcttgactttttcttagtgattttggagcccaaaatgtttttctttcacaaGAGCAgcaagggaggatcacttaagctcaggagccagagactgcagtgagcagagatcatagcactgcattccaatctgggtgacagagcgagacgctgtctcaagaaaacaaaactaggttgggcacggtggctcacgcctgtaatcccagtactttgggaggccaaggtgggtggatcacaaggtcaggagtttgagaccagcctgaccaacatagtgaaaccctgtctctactaaaaatacaaaacttaaccagggaggtggaggttgcagtgagccaagatcgagccactgcactccagcctgtgcgacagagcgagactctgtttcaaaaaacaaacaaaataaactaaaccCACCTGTAGGCCTGGAGTaatcatgcttgtaatcccagcactttgggagtctgaggcaggtggagtgcttgagtccaggagttcgagaccagcctgagtagcatggtgaaaccccatgtctacatttttttaaaaaaagctgggcatggtggtgcacgcctgaagtcctagctactctggaggctgaggtgcgagaatcccctgaacccaggaggcggagcttgcaatgagacgagattgagccattgcactccggcctgggcgacagagtgaaaccccttctcaaaaaaataaaaacaaaataccactgaactcccgcctgggtgacagtgagaccacttctcaaaaaaaacaaaaacaaaacaacaaaataccactTGTAACTGCAGCTAATCAGAGCATGGATATTTGGGGCCACTTGAGTCAGTGCTCCTGGCTTGCAATCTATAAACTTGGCCCAGAGAAGCTCTTCTCACGTGAGTTTTGCCCCTGCTTCTTTCTTTAGGTCAACACCTGCTAGGCTTAGGACATTGTGGGCGGGGACAGCAGAAGGGATATTTCAACCTTTTTTGGTAACaagagttgtttctttttttttttcctctgccttgtcttataatgataaaagagttgcctctttatttttttattttattattatttttttgagacggagtcttgctctgttgcccaggctggagtgcaatagtgtgatcccagctcactgcaagctctgcctcccaggttcacaccattctcctgcctcagcctccggagtagctgggactacaggcgcccgccaccacgcccggctaattttttttttttttgagacggagtctcgctctgtcgcccagactggagggcagtggctggatctcagctcactgcaagctccacctcccgggtttatgccatt
The Piliocolobus tephrosceles isolate RC106 chromosome 19, ASM277652v3, whole genome shotgun sequence genome window above contains:
- the ERVH48-1 gene encoding suppressyn, with product MPCTYPTACYTSLPPKSLHTGISLTRILILSVAVLLSAAAPPSCRECYQSFRYRGKIQQSFTYHTHIARSCYGTLIEGCVESGKSYYKVKNLGASGSRNGAVCPQGKQWLCFTKIGQWGVNTQVLKDIKREQIIAKAKVSKPTTPPEISLVLYTHH